The stretch of DNA CCGTAAGCAGCACAAGGTGCAGCAGGGCCTCTGGGCGCAGGACATGGGCTGGCTGCGTGGCCAGGCAGCGGGGACGGCAGCGGTTCCCCAGCCCTTCACCGAACCCAAGGGGCTGGAGGTGAGAGGCCAGCGGCTCCCCGGCGCTGGGAACATGGCTGAAGGCTGTGAGTACACATTACCTACCTTTGTCTCTGACAGTCCGCATCGTGGAGGCTCAAGTCGGTGAGCCAGAGCTGTGGGCAGGCgcttgggagctgtggctgtTCCTGGgcctgctggggtgggaggagaggtggggcTGGATGGAGCTCTGTGTCCCTGGGGTGCTCAGACCCTGTGGAGGGGACTCTGGGAACTGGTGACCGCTGGACGTTGCTGCCTGAGGCCAGTAGTGTCGCATTTGCAGGGGCAAGGAGGAAAGTGGGTGATTTCCCAGGACCAAGGGTCCATGTGCTGGGCGGACGGGGTGTGAGAAGCCCCGAAGTACTCGAGAGTAGGGTCAGAAGTGCAGCAGATGGGACAGCCAAAGGGGCGCGTTAGCTGTGGGAAGTGCGGAGGAGGCACTGGGTGACGCAGTgtggcccccagccccttctcAGGCCTCACTCCTGCCGCACTGCTCCCAGTTGCCCACAGCTgttcctgccagccctgcccaaggGCTGCACCATGCTCCCACCACCCACACCTtcaccctgccctccctggctcCCCCGCCATCGGCTCCAGCTGTTTTCAGCCTGAGAAgccggggcagaggagggtcTGCCAGGGCCTTGCAGGGCTGAGCACCATCACGGAGGGCAGCAGCGTGCTGCCGACCCGCAGAGCTGCTGGTGTCTGCCTGCCCTCCATGTCTGCCTGTGCTCTTCCAGGTGAAGCTGGCAGGCTGTCCTTCTGCACGGGCAGTGGTCACCCGGCGTCCCCAGCCAGCGTGGGGAAGGGCACAGGCGATGGCACCTTCAGCCCTGCCGCCATCCAGGCGCTCCCCATCGCCTCCGTTGCCCTCGTGCAGCACACGCGTGTCCCGCACCGCGCCAGTGCCCCGCACCGCAGCCTGAAGAGCACAGGTGAGGTGGCAAAGGGGACGCCCCCGCTCGACCTTCGTCCCGGGGGTGCTCGCCAAGAACCAGGGCTGCTGGGCGGGGAGGGTGGCCCCGGCCGAGCCCGGGACGGAGGGTCTGCGCCCCCTAACCGGAGCCCGGCCCCCGCAGGGTCCCAGGGCCGCGCACCCCGGGCAGCTTCCCCTCCGCCGGGCCGGCAGCCGGGCCCCGGGGAGGCTGCGCCCTCCTCGCCCGCTGCGGTCGTTCCCGGGGCCGAGACCCCgcgggggccgccccgccgccggccccgcccggTTCCCGGTGCGCCGTTCCCGGCCATGGCGGCGCTGCTGCGGCGCGGGCTGCGGGCGGCCGCACTCCTGGCGGGGACctcgcggcgggcggcggcggcgtggcCCGGGGACCCGGAGCCGCCGGACCCGGCGCTGGAGGAGGCCGAgaggtgcggggcggcgggagccgggaggtgcggggcggcgggagccaggcgggggccgggagcggggccgggccgctcACGTCTCTCCCCgcagggcccggcggcggcgggcggcggtgcGGCTGCAGCGGCTGCGGCGGGAGCTGGGCGGGGGCCGCGGCGCTCCCGAGCGCGCCCTGACCTGGGAGGCGATGGAGCAGATGCGGtaagcggcggggccgggccggggcgggggtcgGACGGGCGGACCGGGAAGAGCCGAGCCCCGGTGACCGTGTCCGCGCCCGCAGGTTCCTGCGGCAGGAGCTGCCCGAGGAGTGGCCGCCGGAGCGCCTGGCCCAGGGCTTCGGAGTCAGCCCCGACGTGGtgcggcgggtgctgcggggccggggctgccccccgccgcgccgccgccagcGGCAGGACGAGAGAGCGCTGAGCGCCGCACCGGCACCGGGAGCGGGCTGCGAGGTGCGCGCCCCCGACGGCACGCTGCTGTACCGgctgccgcggggccggggcgggccgggccccggcgcgCAATAAACGGTTGGATGGGGCCCGCCTCCGCCGCGCTGCTTCCGCCGGCGGCCATGGGCTCGGAAGCGGCGGCGCTACTGGAGGCGGCGGATTTCGCGGCCGAGAAGCACAAGGGGCAGCGGCGGAAGGACCCCGAGGGCACCCCCTACATCAACCACCCCATCGGTGCGGAGCTCCGCCGGCACCCGCACACCCGCGTCCCGGGGCACCGTCTGCCCCCGGGATCCCCCCTTTCCGCTGCCCCGGAGCGCGGTCTGTCCCCGGGagtcccctcctgccctggagTCCCCCACTCCCCGCCCCTGGAGAGAGCCAGGTCCCCTCTCCTGTGCCACGTCCCTGCCGCCCGAGCGGGGTGTGAGCCCCCCGGGCACTGCCCACCCCTGGgaggcagccccctgcccagaccCCCGGTATTCGGCCATGGGGGCTCCTCCTATGCTGTTGCCTGGCCCGGGACGGTGCCCACGGGAGCTgctgccccggcccggggccgcccgctccccccgcagtGCCCCCTCCCCACTCTCTGCTCCGCGCCGCAGGGGTAGCCAGGATTCTGGCCCAGGAGGCCGGCGTGACCGACACGGTGGTGCTGCAGGTAACGGAGGCCCTGTGCCCCCCGCCACGGCCGCCCCGTGCCGCGGCAGGGCCCGGCCCCGGacccccactgtcccctcctggTGCCAGGCCGCCCTCCTGCACGACACGGTGGAGGACACGGACACCACCTTCTCGGAGATCGAGGAGCGGTTCGGGGCAGAGGTGCGGCGCGTCGTGGAGGAGGTGACGGATGACAAGGCGCTGCCCAAGATGGAGCGAAAGCGGCTGCAGGTCGAGCGCGCCGCCGGCAGCAGCCCGCGGGCCAAGCTGGTGAAGCTGGCGGACAAGCTGCACAACCTGCGGGACCTCAACCGCTGCACCCCGGCAGGTACCGCCCGCACCGGGCGCGGCCCTGTCCGGCACCGGGGGGCTGACACCCCCCACCGGCACAGCGCGGCTGCCCGGGGCCGGTCCCCGCTCCCGCCCTCGGTCCCGGCCCGCGTTGCTCCGAGCCCGGCCCGGCGGAGGGGGGGAGGCAACGGAGGGAGGTCGGGAGGGGCCGCCCGTGCCGGAGGAGCGGGGCCTGACGGGGCTCGGGGAGCGGCTTCCAGCCGGGGGGACACCGGCGGGGCTGCAGCACCCGGAGACGGCCGGGGCCGGGTCGGTGCGGCGGAGCCTCCCgcgggcccccgccgccggaCGTGACGCAGCGCCGTGCCCGCAGGGTGGACGCCGGAGCGCGTGCAGGAGTACTTCCGGTGGGCGGCGCAGGTGGTGGCCGGTCTGCGCGGGACGAGCCCGCCGCTGGAGGCCGAGCTGCGGCGGCTGTTCGAGGAGCGCGGGCTACACCCGGACCCGGAGCCGGCACCGTGACCGGCGGCGACGGGGCCCGGCACCGGGCACGGGAACGGCGGGCGGGGGTGCGGCGCGGCGGCCAATAAACGTGCGCAGAGCTGAGCAGCGTCCCGCCTCCccgcgttgccatggcgacgggtGCTTCCGCCACGGGGTtccgccggggccgcggccgcgtCCGGGCGTtccggggccgctccccgccaTGGCCTTCGCCGGCCGCCGCGATGCGCCCGAGCCGCCCGACTTCGGTATCCTGAAGCGGCTGGCGCGGGACCAGCTCATctacctgctggagcaggtccgggcgcggcgggggcggcccgggacggcggcgggaggggccgggcTCGGGCCCCGGAGGGATCTCGCACTGGGGGCGGGAGGGCCGAGGGGGCGCGGGCCAGCAGGGGAGGGGATGCGGGCGGGGAGGGCCCGGTACCGGCAGAGAAGGGGGCTCGGCCCCGAGGGACAGCCGGTGGGGCTCCGTCCCCACGCCCCGCCTGCTCGTAGCTCCCCGGGAAGAAGGACCTGTTCATCGAGGCCGACCTGATGAGCCCCCTGGACCGCATCGCCAACGTCTCCATCCTGAAGGTactgcgggggccggggcgggtggCAGCTGCcggtgctgcccgcgctgcctaCCCTCACCCCGGCGTCTCCCTGCAGGAGCACGAGGTGGACAAGCTGTACAAGGTGGAGAGCCGGCCGGCCCTCAGCGCCAGCGACCAGTGAGTCCCCCACCGCCGTGGCACTGGGGCTGCTTGCCTGGCCTGCAGCTGGCCCCGCAGCCAGGCCAGGCCAAAGGGATTGGGGCAGGTGCCTCTTCCCGTTGCCAGCTCAGGATTGGGCTCCACTGGACCGGACGGGTCCCGGGGCAGATCTGCTGAGGGaatggggccggggaagggctgGGCACAAGGGCCTCTTACTCCCCTTTGTGACCACAGGTTCTGCTTCCTCGTCCGGCCGCGGATCAGGACCATGAGGTACATCGCCGGTGAGTGGAGCGGCCCAGGGGCAGCTGGCTGTCACCCGCTGTCGGTGGGTGATGCCTCAGCAGCTGCCGTCTGGGGAGCATCCCGCGCTGCCTGGGCTGAGGGTCGGTGCCTGGGGCTACCGGTGTTGCATGGCCTTGAGAAGGGCTTTTGGGGGGGCCACAGCCTCGGCAGACAGGCCCTGCCCCAGGGGTTTTGCTTCCTGACAGAGGTATTTTGGGTCCTATGAGATGTGGGACCCTCATCAGACACAAGGAGCTGTGCCGGTGCAGGGGTTGAGCAGCCTTTGCAGGGTCTGCATGTTTTGTGTCCGCAGACATTGTCAATGCTGACAAGATGTCAGGGAGGAGCAGGAAGTACAAGATTATCTTCAGCCCCCAAAAGGTCAGTCTGAGTGTGCTCTGCTGCCCGTTACCCCGTTGCTCTGTGTCTGCCCGGCCTTTGTGCCTTCCACCCCTTCTACAGACACCAAAAGTTCTTAATTTCTAACCcagaaatgtttaattaaaagccCTCACCACCAGTTCCTTGCCCACCCACTCAGAGCCTGGCCGGATCCTGAGggtctctccttctcttccagttTTATGCTTGCGAGATGgtgctggaggaagagggagTCTTTGGTGGTGAGTGGGGCTGTggtgcctgcccctgccccttcccctccccgagGTCTGGCTCGCGGTAGCTCTGACGCTGCAGAATCCCAGTTGAATCCAGTGCTGGGATCCCTATGCTGGCAGGACGGGAGTGCGGGCAGGAAGCGCAGGTTTCCTCGAGCAGCCGCGTGCACGCTGCAGCATCGGCACCTCTCCCCCCTCTTCTGGGAGGAGAGACCGTCCTGCCATGAATCCCTGTGGAAAGGCCCCATCTCTCTGCTCCCCGCACCCCTGTTTGCAGGGCTGCCGTGATTCCTGCCCCAGGAGCCCCTGTTTCTGCTGAGGGCTGGGTAactcctgcctttccctgtccCAAACTCAGATGTCACCTGCGACGAATGGTCCTTCTACCTGCTCCCGTTGGACGAAGACATCATCAGCATGGAGCTGCCTGAGTTCTTTCGCGACTACTTCTTGGTCAGTGGGACAATACTGCTGGGACGCTGCCCTGCAGGGTGGCAGCCTTTCCCTTGCCCATCTGTTGGGCTTGGGATAGAAAAGCTTTGTTCAGAGAGCTGATGTGTGACATTCTGCTCGGCCCCCTCAGCCCTCGCCCTCCTGGGGTGGCTTTTGCCGGAGgtggctgctctggcagggtgtgATGCCTCCCCTCCTCCACACGCAGACCCCCTGTCCTGGCCCCTCTGTTCCCCTCTAAGCAGCTTCAGGGCACCCCAGCACGATCCTGTGCATATTCCTCCTGGAACTGCCAAGCCCAGGGCCCACTCCATCCCCACTCCATCTCCAGCTGAGTGCCCTGGCGTGGCAGTCGTTTCCCAGCCAGCCTGCCCAGCCTCGCTCCCTGACATCTCGTGGTCCCTGCAGGAGGGAGATCACCGCTGGATCAACTCCATCGCTCGAGCCCTGCAGTTACTGAACTCCCTGTACGGACCTTTTGGCAAGGCCTATGGGATTGGCAGGTGTGCCAAGGTATGGCCCATGCTGCCGGGCTCGGCTGGTGCCCAGGGAAGCCTCTCTGATCCCCGAAAGGGGTACAGCTTGCAGGGACTCAAACCCCATCAACCGCGTGGCATTGTGTCACTATagaggtggctgctgcttctccccaggcagctctgggGGCTCAGCAGGTTTGCGGGGGGCTCGGCAGGTTGCAGGGGTCCCTGCCATCCTGCATCTCCCAGCCAGCGCTGCGTGTGCCGAGGTTGGGCAGGGGCAGCCATGGCAGCATCAGCTGCTCGTTGGGGTGTTGTGGGGCACCCCATGCCCTGGAGGGGAAAGCGTTTGTGCCCAGTCTTGGTCAGTGAGCCTCAGGCCCGCTGTGGCCGGTTGTCCCCGTGGATGGCTTTATCCCGTGCCCTGGCTGGCTCATCACAGCGGCAcgtgaggggctggggtgggctgtgGGCCTTGTCGGGAGCCTGGGCTGCTCCCCCGGCCCTGCCACGCTCTGCCCGTCACAGATGAGCTACGAGCTGTGGCGGGACCTGGAGGAAGAGAGCGAGGGCGACAGCCAGGGCAGGAAGCCCGAGATTGGCAACGTCTTCCTGATGGACAGAGGTAGGCTGGAGTGAGGCGGGCAGCGGGCAAGGGCTGGCCAAGTTTGGGCCAGCACCTTGCCCGGAGAAGGCTCTCCCGGTgacggggcagggagaggctgtgcgggctgcggggagcagcagGCGGTGTGGGGCGGCCGGCTGCGGGGTCGGGGCCGGGCAGCGAGGGCGAGGAGCGGGAGAGCAGCCCCGGCACCGTCTCTCGTTGCAGACACAGACTACGTGACGGCGCTGTG from Chroicocephalus ridibundus chromosome 9, bChrRid1.1, whole genome shotgun sequence encodes:
- the HDDC3 gene encoding guanosine-3',5'-bis(diphosphate) 3'-pyrophosphohydrolase MESH1, with protein sequence MGPASAALLPPAAMGSEAAALLEAADFAAEKHKGQRRKDPEGTPYINHPIGVARILAQEAGVTDTVVLQAALLHDTVEDTDTTFSEIEERFGAEVRRVVEEVTDDKALPKMERKRLQVERAAGSSPRAKLVKLADKLHNLRDLNRCTPAGWTPERVQEYFRWAAQVVAGLRGTSPPLEAELRRLFEERGLHPDPEPAP